One Maledivibacter sp. genomic window carries:
- a CDS encoding DMT family transporter, giving the protein MIESHLGEIAALGTAICWTVTSISFELAGRKIGSLSVNLIRLIMAFFLIGTFTLFTRGMFLPLDASSDVWIWLSISGLIGFVLGDLFLFQAFVEVGARISMLIMASSPPITALLGFIIMGEVLTSQQLIGMLITISGIATVILVKKSGNKKLEFSHPVKGLTYAFLGAFGQSLGLILSKKGMGNYNAFAATQIRIISATIGFLIVITILNKWPNIKTAVKDSDAMAKVSIGAFFGPFLGVSLSLIAVKFTTTGVASTLMGIVPVLIIAPSIIIFKEKIGSKEIIGAIVTVAGVSLLFL; this is encoded by the coding sequence ATGATTGAATCTCATTTGGGAGAAATAGCTGCCCTAGGAACAGCTATTTGTTGGACCGTTACATCTATCTCCTTTGAGTTAGCAGGACGTAAAATAGGTTCATTATCCGTAAATTTAATACGATTAATTATGGCATTCTTTTTAATAGGCACCTTTACCCTCTTCACTAGAGGAATGTTTTTACCCCTCGATGCATCTTCAGATGTCTGGATATGGCTCAGCATATCGGGTCTTATAGGATTTGTATTAGGGGATTTATTCTTATTTCAGGCCTTTGTAGAAGTAGGTGCTAGAATATCCATGCTTATAATGGCCAGTTCTCCACCCATAACAGCTCTTCTTGGATTCATAATAATGGGAGAAGTGCTTACTTCACAACAACTAATAGGAATGCTTATAACAATATCCGGTATAGCTACTGTTATACTAGTAAAAAAATCAGGCAATAAAAAATTAGAATTTTCCCACCCTGTTAAGGGACTAACATATGCATTTTTAGGAGCATTTGGTCAATCTCTAGGATTAATCTTAAGTAAAAAGGGCATGGGAAATTATAATGCATTTGCTGCCACACAAATCAGAATTATATCCGCAACAATTGGATTTTTAATAGTAATTACTATACTCAATAAATGGCCAAATATAAAAACTGCAGTAAAGGATTCAGATGCAATGGCAAAGGTATCCATAGGTGCTTTTTTCGGCCCCTTCCTGGGAGTCTCGCTTTCTCTAATAGCCGTTAAGTTTACAACAACTGGTGTTGCATCTACACTAATGGGAATTGTTCCTGTACTGATAATTGCTCCTTCAATTATAATATTTAAAGAAAAGATAGGTTCTAAGGAAATAATAGGTGCAATAGTTACTGTAGCAGGTGTATCTTTACTATTTCTATAA
- a CDS encoding methyl-accepting chemotaxis protein produces the protein MITRQNQVARYPKEIFGFPIIAYAIPLINNDTDNVVGTITFAVSQEKENDIIETAKELQSFSEQLSLSSQELSSSSQELSVSSQAFNTTINNIQQQIKSMDDILKYINNVANTTNLLGLNAAIEAARAGEHGRGFAVVAEEIRKLAQSSKSSTENITTTLTTIRDDINKMIDSINTFAEVSEEQSAQTQQVAAGAERLNELSINLIKASENL, from the coding sequence ATGATTACAAGACAAAATCAAGTTGCAAGATATCCTAAAGAAATCTTTGGATTTCCTATAATTGCTTATGCTATTCCATTAATCAATAATGATACGGACAATGTAGTTGGAACAATCACCTTCGCAGTTTCTCAAGAGAAAGAAAATGATATTATAGAAACGGCAAAGGAATTACAGAGTTTTTCTGAACAATTATCCCTATCCTCCCAAGAACTTTCAAGCTCATCACAGGAATTATCAGTAAGTAGTCAAGCTTTTAATACAACTATTAATAATATTCAACAGCAAATTAAAAGTATGGATGATATCCTTAAGTATATCAATAATGTTGCCAATACTACAAATCTATTAGGACTTAATGCAGCAATCGAAGCCGCACGGGCCGGTGAGCATGGAAGAGGCTTTGCAGTGGTGGCTGAAGAAATAAGAAAATTGGCTCAAAGCAGTAAATCTTCAACGGAAAATATAACAACAACATTAACTACAATTAGAGATGATATTAATAAGATGATTGACTCTATTAATACCTTTGCAGAAGTTAGCGAAGAGCAATCGGCCCAAACACAACAAGTAGCGGCTGGAGCAGAACGATTGAATGAACTATCGATCAACTTAATAAAAGCATCGGAAAATCTATAA
- a CDS encoding GAF domain-containing protein — protein MHDIKKVEFKDKKQFYNYLNLKLKGLICNENDWLANLSNTAALLWLLLDDINWVGFYLYKNNELVLGPFQGKPACTHIEIGKGVCGRAASEMKTQVVKNVNEFPGHIACDSSSKSEIVVPIIQDNRLKGVLDIDSPIFSRFEEEDKECFEKFIDVFNEYVKL, from the coding sequence ATGCATGATATAAAAAAAGTAGAGTTTAAAGATAAAAAACAATTTTATAATTATTTAAATTTAAAGCTTAAGGGCTTAATATGTAATGAGAATGATTGGCTGGCTAACCTTTCTAATACAGCTGCTTTATTGTGGCTTCTACTTGATGATATTAATTGGGTGGGTTTTTATCTATATAAAAATAATGAGCTTGTATTGGGACCCTTTCAGGGTAAGCCAGCATGTACCCATATAGAAATAGGTAAGGGCGTATGTGGTAGGGCAGCAAGTGAAATGAAAACTCAAGTAGTAAAGAATGTTAACGAATTTCCTGGACATATTGCATGTGATTCGTCATCTAAATCGGAAATAGTGGTTCCAATTATTCAAGATAATAGATTAAAGGGGGTTCTAGATATAGACAGCCCAATATTTTCAAGATTTGAGGAAGAGGATAAAGAATGCTTTGAAAAATTCATTGATGTTTTTAATGAATATGTTAAATTATAA
- a CDS encoding permease has product MIYIYILTCILLIFSFFSSKQKTLKALKIAWKKFAKILPAFIKMLIFISIVLYLFPDKVILKYLGGSNIYKGAILASLLGSITMMPGFIAFPLCGILVQKGVSYMVVSAFSTTLMMVGILTYPVESEYFGKKLTIVRNIVSYIMAIVIALVIGVLYGEIIL; this is encoded by the coding sequence ATGATATATATATATATACTGACCTGTATATTACTTATATTTTCATTTTTTTCAAGTAAACAAAAGACACTTAAAGCACTAAAAATTGCATGGAAGAAATTTGCAAAAATATTACCTGCTTTTATTAAGATGCTTATTTTTATATCAATAGTACTTTATTTATTTCCTGATAAGGTGATACTTAAATATCTTGGAGGAAGTAATATATATAAAGGTGCTATATTAGCATCCCTATTGGGGTCCATAACAATGATGCCCGGGTTCATTGCATTTCCCCTATGTGGTATATTAGTTCAAAAGGGTGTAAGTTATATGGTTGTATCGGCTTTTTCAACTACACTGATGATGGTAGGTATTTTAACTTATCCTGTTGAAAGTGAGTATTTTGGGAAAAAACTTACTATTGTAAGAAATATAGTTAGTTATATAATGGCCATAGTAATTGCTTTAGTTATTGGAGTATTATATGGGGAGATAATATTATGA
- a CDS encoding permease — MKNKRVEITGLIIYIVFIFISFIFKFDPGVKIGTNFMGFTLGMMKVLPCAFILIGLFEVWVKRETIEKYFGDASGYKGYLWAVILSSTTVGGAYVAFPVGYSLYKKGANLSYVLTYIGSSALTRIPMTIFEASFIGIKFSIIRLIISLPLVIFSSIIISKYFVEKLPIDKQH, encoded by the coding sequence ATGAAAAATAAAAGGGTAGAAATTACAGGATTAATAATATATATAGTATTTATATTTATATCCTTCATATTTAAATTTGATCCAGGGGTGAAAATAGGAACTAATTTCATGGGCTTTACCCTAGGCATGATGAAAGTACTTCCATGTGCCTTTATTTTAATAGGTCTATTTGAAGTATGGGTTAAAAGGGAAACTATAGAAAAGTATTTTGGAGATGCTTCAGGATATAAAGGCTATTTGTGGGCAGTGATACTATCAAGTACTACGGTTGGGGGAGCCTATGTAGCATTTCCAGTAGGATATTCCTTATATAAAAAGGGGGCCAATCTAAGCTATGTTTTAACCTATATTGGCTCATCTGCTTTAACTAGAATACCAATGACCATCTTTGAAGCATCTTTTATAGGGATAAAATTTTCAATTATAAGGCTAATAATATCTTTACCACTGGTAATATTTAGCTCTATCATTATATCAAAGTATTTTGTGGAGAAATTACCCATAGATAAACAGCACTAA
- a CDS encoding protein-glutamine gamma-glutamyltransferase produces MIEISGSRIDTNDIINEYPRDGIEVKILEILYSSDRLYIYESLDELRFELNLRKNIISASRELNDSYFSFRTFRKSICNSEYWTRTAEGGFLIKEDVKPSDGIKDIFINSSMYGTECATAIVIVYYKALVDIYPEELFNQLFANIHLMNWHYLDRDLDIRYYEDVDFLPGDCRYFKNPDVNPLTPEWQGENVIDLGDGTYYGHGIGIGTAEEIIEALNDNRKEDSTTSAYLLDSATRPNFKYLGEKYYDFIAMQERENYDRIYAYYRSFEKKLPRVFC; encoded by the coding sequence ATGATTGAGATTTCGGGTAGTAGAATAGATACTAATGATATTATTAATGAATATCCAAGGGATGGTATTGAAGTCAAGATACTTGAAATATTATATTCCAGTGATCGTTTGTATATATATGAATCCTTAGATGAATTAAGGTTTGAACTAAATCTTAGGAAAAATATCATAAGTGCATCAAGAGAATTAAATGACAGCTATTTTTCCTTTAGAACCTTTAGGAAATCCATATGTAATTCTGAGTATTGGACACGTACAGCTGAAGGTGGTTTTTTAATAAAGGAAGATGTAAAACCTTCAGACGGTATTAAGGACATTTTTATCAACAGCTCTATGTATGGCACCGAATGTGCCACTGCAATAGTTATAGTTTATTATAAAGCCCTTGTGGATATATACCCTGAGGAGTTATTTAATCAATTATTTGCAAATATACATCTTATGAACTGGCATTATTTAGATAGAGATCTTGATATACGCTACTATGAAGATGTAGATTTTTTACCCGGGGATTGCAGATACTTTAAAAATCCAGATGTGAATCCTCTAACCCCTGAATGGCAAGGGGAAAATGTTATTGATCTAGGTGATGGAACCTATTATGGTCATGGGATAGGAATAGGAACAGCAGAAGAAATCATTGAAGCATTAAATGATAATAGAAAGGAAGATTCCACAACATCTGCTTATTTGCTCGATTCTGCTACTCGCCCTAATTTCAAATATCTTGGTGAAAAATATTATGATTTTATAGCAATGCAGGAAAGAGAAAACTATGATAGAATCTATGCATACTATAGAAGCTTTGAAAAAAAGCTACCAAGGGTATTTTGTTAG
- a CDS encoding ABC transporter ATP-binding protein, whose translation MQPVITIKDLKMSYDKDKEDILKGINLEVYSGQIIGYIGPNGAGKSTTVKILLGILDGYRGEIEIFGKDISKDKIEYKRKIGYVPESAEIYDNLTAHEYLTFLGEVYGMGTEEVGAKAKKLLSLFGVGEENYYSRISSYSKGMKQKLLIIASLIHNPDILFLDEPLSGLDANSVMIFKEILAQLAAQGKTIFYSSHIMEVVEKISDRILLLNNGQIVADGTFEELKKMSTEGSLEQIFNQLTGFNKHKDIADEFISTLKAV comes from the coding sequence ATGCAACCGGTTATTACAATAAAGGACTTGAAGATGAGTTATGATAAAGACAAAGAGGATATACTTAAGGGAATAAATCTTGAGGTGTATTCCGGTCAAATTATAGGATATATTGGGCCAAATGGTGCGGGTAAAAGTACTACAGTAAAGATTCTATTAGGTATTTTAGATGGCTATAGAGGTGAAATTGAGATATTTGGTAAGGACATCTCGAAGGATAAAATAGAGTATAAAAGAAAAATTGGATATGTACCGGAATCCGCTGAAATATATGATAATCTAACTGCCCATGAATACCTGACTTTTTTAGGTGAGGTTTATGGGATGGGGACTGAAGAAGTAGGTGCTAAAGCTAAAAAATTATTATCTTTATTTGGGGTTGGAGAAGAAAATTATTATTCTAGAATATCATCCTATTCAAAGGGCATGAAACAAAAGTTGTTAATTATAGCTAGCCTCATACATAATCCCGATATATTATTTTTAGATGAACCACTAAGTGGACTGGATGCAAACAGTGTTATGATATTTAAGGAAATTTTAGCCCAGCTTGCAGCCCAGGGTAAGACTATCTTTTATTCATCCCATATCATGGAGGTTGTAGAAAAGATAAGTGATAGGATATTGCTATTAAATAATGGGCAAATTGTGGCAGATGGAACCTTTGAAGAACTAAAGAAAATGAGTACTGAAGGATCTCTGGAACAAATATTTAATCAGTTGACTGGATTCAATAAGCATAAGGATATTGCTGATGAATTTATCAGTACCTTAAAGGCGGTGTAG
- a CDS encoding RDD family protein: MDDKRYISIDYASFWRRFGAILIDGLIIGLADMIILKASDINVFSILIVILIDFSYEVFSIYHNGMTIGKMALKIRVISTLGDKLTLKQAFIRYFSKTLSETFLSIGYLWMLFNDNRQTWHDKLASTIVILRENEDLIIEKLDNSPWEESQKLKRIRIGALILTTLIFTGGVLNSFVNDVGMSGLHKVNSITINETIKDMKFLDVDGNGSKDMISIVAGRNGKVLNIYKGNENKLSIKKSYDIEASPGQDEKNDWGATFELADLDNDKSLELIVTDSEDNANRLMIYKEINGIYKMIDSKEYSTKVYEFNNFFTDIEIHKDDNGNNHIIWIYDTVGKPRMYSYRLSEGKLKEDFYEVIEELGRIISGDFDGDNKKELYLIAEDLDEVTINRLEYSDKAVKLHKEENIKSWSTMLNSINNAHEVKVDDFDGDGRDDIIFLTLTGQASFMRKEDIWLKVYTRKEDKWEGIWCGGKSKENDMYATEYQGNCDINDDGIKDIIITKNHMANLFFKFEEKEDIEFNNIIEVYNIDPIKFAINKFWQRVWYFQ; this comes from the coding sequence ATGGATGATAAAAGATATATATCAATAGATTATGCATCTTTCTGGAGGCGATTTGGAGCCATATTGATAGATGGGTTAATCATAGGACTTGCTGATATGATAATACTAAAAGCAAGTGATATAAATGTATTTAGTATTCTTATAGTAATATTAATAGATTTTTCCTATGAAGTTTTTAGTATCTATCATAATGGTATGACAATAGGAAAAATGGCTCTTAAGATAAGAGTAATATCTACATTAGGTGATAAATTAACTTTAAAACAAGCCTTTATTAGATATTTTTCAAAAACATTATCAGAGACTTTTCTAAGTATAGGTTATCTATGGATGCTTTTCAATGATAATAGACAAACATGGCATGATAAATTAGCCAGTACTATAGTAATATTAAGGGAAAATGAAGATTTGATTATTGAAAAATTAGATAATAGTCCGTGGGAAGAGAGTCAAAAATTAAAAAGAATCAGGATAGGGGCCCTTATTCTAACCACTTTGATTTTTACAGGTGGAGTACTAAATTCCTTTGTAAATGATGTTGGAATGTCTGGGCTACATAAGGTGAATTCCATAACCATAAACGAAACTATAAAAGATATGAAATTTTTAGATGTTGATGGAAATGGGTCAAAGGACATGATATCAATTGTAGCTGGCAGGAATGGAAAAGTTCTAAATATCTATAAGGGGAATGAAAATAAACTTAGTATAAAAAAGAGTTATGATATAGAAGCTTCCCCGGGCCAAGATGAAAAGAATGATTGGGGGGCAACCTTTGAATTAGCAGATTTAGATAATGATAAATCCCTCGAGTTAATTGTGACCGACTCAGAGGATAATGCAAATAGATTGATGATATACAAAGAAATTAATGGCATATACAAAATGATAGATTCTAAGGAATATAGCACTAAGGTATATGAATTTAATAATTTCTTTACTGATATTGAAATCCATAAGGATGACAATGGCAATAATCATATAATATGGATTTATGACACGGTGGGAAAACCACGTATGTATTCCTATAGGCTTAGTGAAGGCAAATTAAAGGAAGATTTCTATGAAGTTATAGAAGAATTAGGTCGAATAATAAGTGGCGATTTTGATGGAGATAACAAAAAAGAATTATATTTAATAGCTGAGGATTTAGATGAAGTAACTATTAACAGATTGGAGTATAGTGATAAAGCTGTAAAGCTCCATAAAGAAGAAAACATAAAAAGTTGGTCAACGATGTTAAATTCAATTAATAATGCCCATGAAGTAAAGGTAGATGATTTTGATGGTGATGGCAGGGATGATATAATATTTTTAACCTTAACAGGGCAAGCTTCATTCATGAGAAAGGAAGATATATGGCTTAAAGTCTACACAAGAAAAGAGGATAAATGGGAAGGCATATGGTGTGGAGGAAAAAGCAAAGAAAATGATATGTATGCCACAGAATATCAAGGAAATTGTGATATAAATGATGATGGCATAAAGGATATAATAATAACAAAAAATCATATGGCGAACCTATTTTTCAAATTTGAAGAAAAAGAAGATATAGAGTTTAATAATATAATAGAAGTTTATAATATAGATCCTATAAAATTTGCTATAAATAAATTCTGGCAAAGAGTATGGTATTTTCAGTAG